A window of the Trichoderma asperellum chromosome 6, complete sequence genome harbors these coding sequences:
- a CDS encoding uncharacterized protein (EggNog:ENOG41~TransMembrane:9 (i148-173o179-202i209-226o246-266i647-666o678-695i702-720o726-744i795-813o)), with amino-acid sequence MAPGSTPRMAPAHSHSAQNTTSDDTIIPLSPRRLRAPDSSSRPRQTGQGPAKDGLLRRFLDSMCASLSSRAGAMANSAKAALLRFIKWLDSPLGHGVLKCTLAYTIASLATFLSPLSSFLGKPDGKHVVATITVYFHPARSTGSMIEAVLIAVVAVAYAELVSILSMVTSVFVGSVMGLVTLAHVLVVIIFIGGAFGFMGWVKQKMANPLVNVGSTLASLAIISVVTKENAVVSNVFSNQKIVQVFKMLIMGITSTAAVNVLVWRVSARDLLRTSMAKATVSLGGMLSSVTATFLKGVEEGEMSAQFSAASATYNTTYPQMLKNLREAKFEDYLLGREKIYVLQRSTVKAIETLARSIGGLRSAANTQLSLLQQAESGDALPPLTRFLTVSSLGDFEGISPRSSSPRAIQVASRPNSPGRRPSNATQEDGPAPAAVFHLFVDLVGPSMKALTQSLVQILQESPLGTSSNFEVTISEDLRHNLTEALGEFNVARSNALQQVYTMIEREKSTSRRIQAGLEEIAAACGHFSFSLQTFGEEMQKYLDVLDDLKYVSEHTKRTWRWLFWWRKEDGTTQGRKMSSLPFEASLEAESLIKPIRKRDVPRGIPDSMIRRRDTYNWQASPDSSKILSIISQSIMRFARKIARDDILFGLKVGIGASLWGMLAFLDETRDFYNHYRGEWGLLSFMIVCSMTVGASNTTGWARFLGTFFGAFFSLFNWTVSQGNAAALIILGWLVSFWNFYLIVARGKAPLGRMTILAYNVSTLYAYSLSQRVDDDDDDEGGLHPIMMKIVKHRVISVMAGILWGLIVCRVIWPISARRKFKEGVSMLYLQMGLIWRRGPLAILLRTDCSESYLKSGEQVAMQRYASRLESLRQSAASEFELRGPFPFETYGRIMRSTNRILDSFYAMSLVTHREGSLSPGERALLEYTAMERAVLCDRICHVFQVLASSMMLEYPLTDAVPSVIGIRDRLLAKIFQFRKEHSPETMRNLGFIQEGEDENGESSRDATAAAARSSDTQIGLTMAEERDYALIYAYTLVTGQVAQELKIAEKEIESLFGILNEESPLLV; translated from the exons ATGGCGCCGGGCTCAACACCACGCATGGCGCCAGCTCATTCGCATTCTGCACAAAAT ACGACCAGCGATGACACCATCATACCTCTATCGCCCCGCCGGCTGCGGGCTCCCGATTCGAGCTCGAGGCCGCGACAGACCGGCCAAGGACCGGCCAAGGACGGCCTCTTGAGACGATTCCTCGACTCCATGTGCGCGTCGCTATCCAGTCGAGCCGGTGCCATGGCCAACTCCGCCAAGGCCGCGCTGCTGCGCTTCATCAAATGGCTCGACTCGCCCTTGGGCCATGGCGTCTTGAAATGCACATTGGCCTATACCATCGCCAGTCTGGCCACTTTCCTCTCGCCGCTGTCGAGCTTCCTGGGCAAGCCTGACGGGAAACATGTCGTCGCAACAATCACCGTCTACTTCCACCCGGCGCGGTCGACCGGTTCCATGATCGAAGCCGTCCTGATCGCCGTCGTTGCTGTCGCGTACGCCGAGCTCGTTTCGATACTCTCCATGGTGACCTCGGTCTTTGTCGGCTCTGTCATGGGTCTCGTCACCTTGGCACACGTCTTGgttgtcatcatcttcattggcGGCGCCTTTGGCTTCATGGGATGGGTCAAACAGAAGATGGCGAACCCTCTGGTCAACGTCGGCAGCACTCTGGCATCGCTTGCCATCATTTCCGTCGTTACGAAAGAAAATGCCGTCGTCTCCAACGTCTTCTCGAACCAGAAAATCGTCCAAGTCTTCAAGATGCTCATCATGGGCATCACGTCGACCGCCGCTGTCAACGTTTTGGTTTGGAGGGTCTCTGCCCGCGACTTGTTAAGGACTTCCATGGCCAAGGCAACCGTCTCCCTTGGGGGCATGCTCTCTTCCGTCACCGCGACCTTTCTCAAGGgggtggaagaaggagagatgTCTGCTCAATTTTCTGCGGCTTCGGCCACCTACAACACCACATATCCGCAAATGCTCAAAAACCTGCGAGAGGCAAAGTTTGAGGACTACCTCCTCGGCCGCGAGAAGATATATGTTTTGCAGAGATCCACAGTCAAGGCCATCGAGACCCTGGCTCGCTCCATCGGCGGCCTACGCAGCGCGGCTAATACCCAGCTGTCCCTCCTCCAGCAAGCCGAATCGGGTGATGCGCTGCCGCCATTAACACGATTCTTAACAGTTTCGTCACTTGGCGACTTCGAAGGCATATCTCCTAGGAGTTCCAGTCCGAGAGCTATCCAAGTGGCGAGCAGACCTAATTCACCAGGACGGCGACCAAGCAATGCGACGCAAGAGGATGGCCCTGCGCCGGCAGCCGTCTTCCATCTATTTGTCGACTTGGTGGGCCCCTCGATGAAGGCACTAACTCAAAGCCTTGTTCAGATTCTTCAAGAGTCGCCTCTAGGAACTTCCTCCAATTTTGAAGTTACCATCAGCGAGGATCTTCGGCATAATCTTACAGAGGCGCTCGGCGAGTTCAACGTGGCGAGGTCCAATGCCTTGCAGCAGGTGTATACCATGATTGAACGAGAAAAGTCTACTTCGAGACGGATACAGGCTGGTTTGGAGGAGATTGCCGCTGCCTGTGGCCATTTTAGCTTCAGTTTGCAGACATTTGGTGAGGAAATGCAAAAATATCTGGACGTGCTTGATGATCTAAAGTATGTTAGTGAACATACCAAACGAACTTGGCGCTGGCTTTTCTGGTGGAGGAAAGAGGACGGTACTACACAAGGACGTAAAATGTCGAGCCTACCGTTCGAAGCTTCACTGGAAGCCGAGAGCCTGATCAAGCCGATCCGGAAGCGCGATGTTCCTAGGGGGATTCCTGATTCCATGATCCGTCGCAGAGACACTTATAACTGGCAAGCATCGCCTGATTCCAGCAAGATATTGTCCATAATTTCTCAGTCTATCATGAGATTCGCTAGGAAAATTGCCCGAGACGACa TATTGTTTGGTCTCAAGGTGGGTATTGGCGCTTCGCTTTGGGGAATGCTTGCCTTCTTAGACGAGACTCGAGACTTTTATAATCATTATCGCGGCGAATGGGGACTTTTATCGTTCATGATTGTTTGCTCCATGACTGTCGGTGCTTCCAATACAACCGGCTGGGCTCGGTTCCTGGGTACATTTTTCggtgccttcttctccttgttcaATTGGACGGTAAGCCAGGGTAATGCAGCGGCGCTCATTATACTTGGATGGCTGGTCAGCTTCTGGAACTTTTATCTCATTGTCGCCCGAGGCAAAGCTCCGTTGGGTCGCATGACCATACTGGCGTATAACGTGTCAACACTCTACGCATATAGCTTGAGTCAGCGagttgacgatgacgacgacgacgagggtgGACTGCACCCGATTATGATGAAGATTGTAAAGCATCGTGTCATATCGGTCATGGCGGGTATTCTTTGGGGACTGATCGTCTGCCGTGTTATTTGGCCAATCTCGGCTCGCCGGAAGTTCAAAGAGGGAGTTTCTATGCTTTATCTTCAAATGGGTCTCATCTGGCGGCGAGGGCCACTGGCTATCTTGCTCCGCACTGATTGTTCTGAGAGTTACCTTAAATCCGGTGAGCAAGTGGCTATGCAGCGGTACGCCAGTCGCCTAGAAAGTTTGCGCCAATCAGCCGCATCGGAATTTGAGCTTCGCGGCCCCTTTCCATTTGAGACATACGGCCGCATCATGCGCAGCACCAATCGTATCCTAGACAGTTTCTACGCCATGAGCTTGGTTACGCATCGTGAGGGGAGCCTTAGTCCAGGCGAGCGAGCCCTGCTAGAATACACAGCGATGGAGCGAGCCGTCTTGTGCGACCGCATATGTCACGTCTTCCAAGTGCTCGCCAGCTCCATGATGCTGGAGTACCCTTTGACCGACGCGGTTCCCAGCGTCATTGGCATCCGCGATCGGCTGCTCGCCAAGATTTTCCAGTTCCGCAAGGAACACTCACCCGAAACTATGCGAAACCTCGGCTTCATCCAAGAGGGCGAAGACGAGAATGGCGAGAGCAGCCGTGacgctactgctgctgctgctcgcagTAGCGACACACAAATCGGCCTTACGATGGCCGAGGAGAGGGACTACGCTCTCATATACGCATACACGCTTGTTACGGGTCAGGTGGCACAGGAGCTGAAGATTGCCGAGAAGGAAATTGAAAGTTTGTTTGGTATACTCAACGAAGAGTCACCACTACTTGTATAG
- a CDS encoding uncharacterized protein (EggNog:ENOG41~TransMembrane:10 (n2-13c18/19o34-54i86-111o117-140i147-164o184-204i585-604o616-633i640-658o664-682i733-751o)) has product MCASLSSRAGAMANSAKAALLRFIKWLDSPLGHGVLKCTLAYTIASLATFLSPLSSFLGKPDGKHVVATITVYFHPARSTGSMIEAVLIAVVAVAYAELVSILSMVTSVFVGSVMGLVTLAHVLVVIIFIGGAFGFMGWVKQKMANPLVNVGSTLASLAIISVVTKENAVVSNVFSNQKIVQVFKMLIMGITSTAAVNVLVWRVSARDLLRTSMAKATVSLGGMLSSVTATFLKGVEEGEMSAQFSAASATYNTTYPQMLKNLREAKFEDYLLGREKIYVLQRSTVKAIETLARSIGGLRSAANTQLSLLQQAESGDALPPLTRFLTVSSLGDFEGISPRSSSPRAIQVASRPNSPGRRPSNATQEDGPAPAAVFHLFVDLVGPSMKALTQSLVQILQESPLGTSSNFEVTISEDLRHNLTEALGEFNVARSNALQQVYTMIEREKSTSRRIQAGLEEIAAACGHFSFSLQTFGEEMQKYLDVLDDLKYVSEHTKRTWRWLFWWRKEDGTTQGRKMSSLPFEASLEAESLIKPIRKRDVPRGIPDSMIRRRDTYNWQASPDSSKILSIISQSIMRFARKIARDDILFGLKVGIGASLWGMLAFLDETRDFYNHYRGEWGLLSFMIVCSMTVGASNTTGWARFLGTFFGAFFSLFNWTVSQGNAAALIILGWLVSFWNFYLIVARGKAPLGRMTILAYNVSTLYAYSLSQRVDDDDDDEGGLHPIMMKIVKHRVISVMAGILWGLIVCRVIWPISARRKFKEGVSMLYLQMGLIWRRGPLAILLRTDCSESYLKSGEQVAMQRYASRLESLRQSAASEFELRGPFPFETYGRIMRSTNRILDSFYAMSLVTHREGSLSPGERALLEYTAMERAVLCDRICHVFQVLASSMMLEYPLTDAVPSVIGIRDRLLAKIFQFRKEHSPETMRNLGFIQEGEDENGESSRDATAAAARSSDTQIGLTMAEERDYALIYAYTLVTGQVAQELKIAEKEIESLFGILNEESPLLV; this is encoded by the exons ATGTGCGCGTCGCTATCCAGTCGAGCCGGTGCCATGGCCAACTCCGCCAAGGCCGCGCTGCTGCGCTTCATCAAATGGCTCGACTCGCCCTTGGGCCATGGCGTCTTGAAATGCACATTGGCCTATACCATCGCCAGTCTGGCCACTTTCCTCTCGCCGCTGTCGAGCTTCCTGGGCAAGCCTGACGGGAAACATGTCGTCGCAACAATCACCGTCTACTTCCACCCGGCGCGGTCGACCGGTTCCATGATCGAAGCCGTCCTGATCGCCGTCGTTGCTGTCGCGTACGCCGAGCTCGTTTCGATACTCTCCATGGTGACCTCGGTCTTTGTCGGCTCTGTCATGGGTCTCGTCACCTTGGCACACGTCTTGgttgtcatcatcttcattggcGGCGCCTTTGGCTTCATGGGATGGGTCAAACAGAAGATGGCGAACCCTCTGGTCAACGTCGGCAGCACTCTGGCATCGCTTGCCATCATTTCCGTCGTTACGAAAGAAAATGCCGTCGTCTCCAACGTCTTCTCGAACCAGAAAATCGTCCAAGTCTTCAAGATGCTCATCATGGGCATCACGTCGACCGCCGCTGTCAACGTTTTGGTTTGGAGGGTCTCTGCCCGCGACTTGTTAAGGACTTCCATGGCCAAGGCAACCGTCTCCCTTGGGGGCATGCTCTCTTCCGTCACCGCGACCTTTCTCAAGGgggtggaagaaggagagatgTCTGCTCAATTTTCTGCGGCTTCGGCCACCTACAACACCACATATCCGCAAATGCTCAAAAACCTGCGAGAGGCAAAGTTTGAGGACTACCTCCTCGGCCGCGAGAAGATATATGTTTTGCAGAGATCCACAGTCAAGGCCATCGAGACCCTGGCTCGCTCCATCGGCGGCCTACGCAGCGCGGCTAATACCCAGCTGTCCCTCCTCCAGCAAGCCGAATCGGGTGATGCGCTGCCGCCATTAACACGATTCTTAACAGTTTCGTCACTTGGCGACTTCGAAGGCATATCTCCTAGGAGTTCCAGTCCGAGAGCTATCCAAGTGGCGAGCAGACCTAATTCACCAGGACGGCGACCAAGCAATGCGACGCAAGAGGATGGCCCTGCGCCGGCAGCCGTCTTCCATCTATTTGTCGACTTGGTGGGCCCCTCGATGAAGGCACTAACTCAAAGCCTTGTTCAGATTCTTCAAGAGTCGCCTCTAGGAACTTCCTCCAATTTTGAAGTTACCATCAGCGAGGATCTTCGGCATAATCTTACAGAGGCGCTCGGCGAGTTCAACGTGGCGAGGTCCAATGCCTTGCAGCAGGTGTATACCATGATTGAACGAGAAAAGTCTACTTCGAGACGGATACAGGCTGGTTTGGAGGAGATTGCCGCTGCCTGTGGCCATTTTAGCTTCAGTTTGCAGACATTTGGTGAGGAAATGCAAAAATATCTGGACGTGCTTGATGATCTAAAGTATGTTAGTGAACATACCAAACGAACTTGGCGCTGGCTTTTCTGGTGGAGGAAAGAGGACGGTACTACACAAGGACGTAAAATGTCGAGCCTACCGTTCGAAGCTTCACTGGAAGCCGAGAGCCTGATCAAGCCGATCCGGAAGCGCGATGTTCCTAGGGGGATTCCTGATTCCATGATCCGTCGCAGAGACACTTATAACTGGCAAGCATCGCCTGATTCCAGCAAGATATTGTCCATAATTTCTCAGTCTATCATGAGATTCGCTAGGAAAATTGCCCGAGACGACa TATTGTTTGGTCTCAAGGTGGGTATTGGCGCTTCGCTTTGGGGAATGCTTGCCTTCTTAGACGAGACTCGAGACTTTTATAATCATTATCGCGGCGAATGGGGACTTTTATCGTTCATGATTGTTTGCTCCATGACTGTCGGTGCTTCCAATACAACCGGCTGGGCTCGGTTCCTGGGTACATTTTTCggtgccttcttctccttgttcaATTGGACGGTAAGCCAGGGTAATGCAGCGGCGCTCATTATACTTGGATGGCTGGTCAGCTTCTGGAACTTTTATCTCATTGTCGCCCGAGGCAAAGCTCCGTTGGGTCGCATGACCATACTGGCGTATAACGTGTCAACACTCTACGCATATAGCTTGAGTCAGCGagttgacgatgacgacgacgacgagggtgGACTGCACCCGATTATGATGAAGATTGTAAAGCATCGTGTCATATCGGTCATGGCGGGTATTCTTTGGGGACTGATCGTCTGCCGTGTTATTTGGCCAATCTCGGCTCGCCGGAAGTTCAAAGAGGGAGTTTCTATGCTTTATCTTCAAATGGGTCTCATCTGGCGGCGAGGGCCACTGGCTATCTTGCTCCGCACTGATTGTTCTGAGAGTTACCTTAAATCCGGTGAGCAAGTGGCTATGCAGCGGTACGCCAGTCGCCTAGAAAGTTTGCGCCAATCAGCCGCATCGGAATTTGAGCTTCGCGGCCCCTTTCCATTTGAGACATACGGCCGCATCATGCGCAGCACCAATCGTATCCTAGACAGTTTCTACGCCATGAGCTTGGTTACGCATCGTGAGGGGAGCCTTAGTCCAGGCGAGCGAGCCCTGCTAGAATACACAGCGATGGAGCGAGCCGTCTTGTGCGACCGCATATGTCACGTCTTCCAAGTGCTCGCCAGCTCCATGATGCTGGAGTACCCTTTGACCGACGCGGTTCCCAGCGTCATTGGCATCCGCGATCGGCTGCTCGCCAAGATTTTCCAGTTCCGCAAGGAACACTCACCCGAAACTATGCGAAACCTCGGCTTCATCCAAGAGGGCGAAGACGAGAATGGCGAGAGCAGCCGTGacgctactgctgctgctgctcgcagTAGCGACACACAAATCGGCCTTACGATGGCCGAGGAGAGGGACTACGCTCTCATATACGCATACACGCTTGTTACGGGTCAGGTGGCACAGGAGCTGAAGATTGCCGAGAAGGAAATTGAAAGTTTGTTTGGTATACTCAACGAAGAGTCACCACTACTTGTATAG
- a CDS encoding uncharacterized protein (EggNog:ENOG41), with the protein MPTSNTYSRPIRHIQREELYTNLEMRIQYLHSFLDFSSRDIDALVNDSKYIKALIPAVANIVYKKLLQYDITAQAFTVRSTSYEGPLDEIPDENSPQILHRKMFLRAYLSKLCSDPSKMEFWEYLDKVGMMHVGLGRKHPLNVEYIHLGACLGYIQDVLNEAILSHPRLHIQRKIALVKALNKVIWVQNDLMARWHVKDGAEYETPDSEIEIESEGYLHGKKVFNDEDMQDQANGEASPERSSCPFSGMPASGIPVKHVDFKEAT; encoded by the exons ATGCCGACCTCAAACACGTATTCAAGGCCGATACGGCATATCCAGCGCGAGGAGCTCTACACCAACCTCGAAATGCGAATTCAGTATCTCCACTCATTCCTCGACTTTTCAAGCC GTGACATTGACGCTCTTGTCAACGACTCTAAATACATAAAGGCTCTCATCCCTGCCGTCGCCAACATTGTCTATAAAAAGCTCCTGCAGTATGACATTACCGCCCAGGCCTTTACTGTTAGAAGTACATCCTACGAGGGCCCTCTGGATGAGATTCCCGATGAGAACAGCCCGCAGATTCTGCATCGCAAGATGTTTCTACGAGCGTACTTGAGCAAGCTGTGCTCAGATCCCAGCAAGATGGAGTTTTGGGAGTACCTCGACAAGGTCGG CATGATGCACGTTGGTCTTGGTCGAAAACACCCCCTCAACGTCGAATACATCCACCTCGGCGCTTGCCTAGGCTACATTCAGGACGTCCTAAACGAGGCTATTCTCTCTCACCCCCGTCTCCACATCCAGCGCAAAATCGCCCTCGTCAAGGCCCTCAACAAGGTCATCTGGGTGCAAAATGACCTCATGGCCAGGTGGCACGTCAAAGATGGCGCCGAGTACGAGACTCCCGACTCGGAAATCGAGATTGAGAGCGAGGGATACCTCCACGGGAAGAAGGTCTTTAATGACGAGGATATGCAAGATCAAGCCAATGGCGAGGCATCTCCCGAGAGATCATCATGTCCCTTTTCTGGAATGCCGGCTTCAGGGATACCGGTGAAGCATGTTGACTTTAAGGAAGCCACATAA
- a CDS encoding uncharacterized protein (CAZy:GH20~SECRETED:SignalP(1-20)) yields the protein MMFCRAVLVAVLALGSPASALWPAPKQASTGNGTLFIDQTVQVTYNGEQISYTAGYVPPSGPHFDSKQIVQGGLSRTFGAIFQQGFVPWMLRTRGSDFEPALGGKRIQTLQIVQTQHDTGKTFKPLNGAVNESYALDVDSKGHATLIAPSSTGILRGLETFSQLFFQHSSGTAWYTQLAPVSIRDEPKYPHRGMLLDVSRHWFEVSDIKHTIDALAMNKMNVLHLHATDTQSWPLEIPALPLLAEKGAYHKGLSYSPSDLASIQEYGVYRGVQVIIEIDMPGHVGIDQAYPGLSNAYGVNPWQWYCAQPPCGSLKLNDTNVEKFLDTLFEDLLPRLSPYSAYFHTGGDEYKANNSLLDPALKTNDQSVLQPLLQKFLDHVHGKVRELGLVPMVWEEMILDWNATLGKDVVAQTWLGGGAIQKLAQLGYKVIDSSNDFYYLDCGRGEFLDFDNGAPFQNNYPFLDWCDPTKNWKLIYSHEPTDGVSSELQKNVIGGELAVWTETIDTTSLDTIIWPRAGAAAEIWWSGRVDEATGTNRSQLEARPRLSEQRERMLARGVRGAPITQLWCSQVDVHDCEGGNY from the exons ATGATGTTTTGCAGGGCTGTTCTCGTTGCCGTCTTGGCCCTCGGCAGCCCGGCCAGCGCCCTATGGCCAGCGCCGAAGCAAGCCTCGACTGGCAACGGCACGCTCTTCATTGACCAGACGGTCCAGGTAACTTACAACGGCGAACAG ATCTCTTACACGGCCGGCTACGTGCCGCCCAGCGGACCGCACTTCGACAGCAAGCAGATCGTCCAGGGCGGCCTCTCGCGCACCTTTGGCGCAATCTTCCAGCAGGGCTTCGTGCCGTGGATGCTGCGAACGCGCGGCTCGGATTTCGAACCGGCCCTTGGCGGGAAGCGCATCCAGACGCTGCAGATTGTCCAGACGCAGCACGACACCGGCAAGACCTTCAAGCCGCTGAACGGCGCCGTCAACGAATCGTACGCCCTGGACGTGGATTCAAAGGGCCATGCTACCCTCATAGCACCGTCGTCGACCGGCATTCTTCGCGGCCTGGAGACGTTCtcgcagctcttcttccaacaCAGCTCCGGCACCGCCTGGTACACGCAGCTTGCGCCGGTTTCGATCCGCGATGAGCCCAAATATCCTCACCGAGGCATGTTGCTTGATGTCAGTCGCCACTGGTTCGAGGTCTCCGACATCAAGCACACAATCGATGCGCTGGCTATGAACAAAATGAATGTCCTGCATCTGCACGCCACTGATACGCAGTCTTGGCCACTGGAGATTCCCGCCTTGCCCCTATTGGCCGAGAAGGGCGCCTACCACAAGGGATTGAGCTACTCGCCCAGTGATCTCGCCAGCATACAGGAGTATGGCGTCTACAGAGGTGTCCAGGTCATTATAGAAATCGACATGCCAGGCCATGTTGGAATCGACCAGGCATACCCCGGTCTGAGCAATGCCTATGGCGTGAACCCCTGGCAGTGGTATTGCGCCCAGCCACCTTGCGGATCCCTCAAGCTGAACGATACCAACGTCGAGAAGTTCCTCGACACGCTTTTTGAAGATCTGCTGCCTCGCCTATCGCCCTACTCGGCATATTTCCACACTGGTGGCGATGAGTACAAGGCGAACAACTCGCTGCTCGACCCGGCACTGAAGACAAACGACCAGAGTGtcctgcagccgctgctccAGAAGTTCTTGGACCACGTGCATGGCAAAGTCCGCGAGCTGGGACTCGTGCCCATGGTGTGGGAAGAAATGATTCTGGACTGGAACGCCACGCTGGGCAAGGATGTTGTTGCCCAAACATGGCTTGGTGGAGGGGCAATTCAGAAGCTGGCCCAGCTGGGATATAAAGTCAttgacagcagcaacgatTTCTac tatcttGACTGCGGACGTGGCGAGTTCCTCGACTTCGACAACGGAGCCCCCTTCCAAAACAACTACCCATTCCTTGACTGGTGTGACCCAACCAAAAACTGGAAGCTCATCTACTCCCACGAGCCCACTGACGGCGTGTCCTCGGAGCTTCAGAAGAACGTCATTGGCGGTGAACTCGCCGTCTGGACCGAGACCATTGACACGACCAGCCTCGACACAATCATCTGGCCGCGAGCCGGCGCCGCAGCCGAGATCTGGTGGTCGGGACGAGTGGACGAGGCGACGGGCACGAACCGGTCGCAGCTTGAGGCGCGGCCGAGATTGTCGGAGCAGCGAGAGAGGATGTTGGCGAGAGGAGTGCGAGGAGCGCCGATTACGCAGTTGTGGTGTAGTCAGGTTGATGTGCATGACTGTGAGGGAGGCAACTATTAA
- a CDS encoding uncharacterized protein (EggNog:ENOG41~SECRETED:SignalP(1-16)~MEROPS:MER0000931), which translates to MHAPLTSLTFASLAAAALPKGVIELPLQRIKNQSAYGAEFLVGTPPQKAIISADTGSPTYAFESPGNSVCQRGLCSEYGTYDNTSSSTSKWISDDYNDLLIDHGFGSFINDTLTFGGVTVKDMMFGVVELNAASYPIDTQQTAIFGLGAFCDTKACDTYPTFLNQLKQKGVISRRAFSVYLGPNDPKATGSLLIGGIDLAKRRGPVYKVNVEDPTIPAANSQPNFVSLSSLKLQLANGTTLTSTYENGTYALWDTGNPHWYVQQDLFDALTNYWGIPNPDLTNDPVVDCKFRKPSKDSIVVNIAPGVSLDVPLSSLPVDMGDGTCTVPVYPYGDAMGDAFLRNVYFTFDYEDLTIEFSLVNYTDETNIVKIE; encoded by the exons ATGCACGCTCCTCTTACATCTTTAACATTTGCATCTCTCGCCGCGGCGGCTCTGCCCAAAGGCGTAATCGAGCTTCCACTCCAGCGTATAAAGAATCAGAGCGCCTATGGAGCAGAATTCCTGGTTGGCACTCCGCCTCAAAAGGCAATCATTTCTGCCGATACAGGAAGTCCAACTTATGCCTTTGAATCACCCG GCAATTCTGTATGCCAGCGGGGACTCTGCTCAGAATATGGCACTTACGACAACACATCTTCTTCCACATCCAAGTGGATAAGCGACGATTACAATGACTTACTGATCGACCACGGCTTTGGCAGTTTTATCAACGACACTCTTACCTTTGGCGGCGTGACTGTCAAAGACATGATGTTTGGGGTGGTCGAATTGAACGCTGCATCCTATCCCATCGACACCCAGCAAACTGCCATCTTTGGTCTCGGGGCTTTCTGCGACACCAAGGCCTGCGACACTTATCCGACTTTCCTTAATCAGCTCAAACAGAAGGGAGTCATCTCTCGTCGTGCCTTCAGCGTCTATCTGGGACCAAATGATCCTAAAGCCACAGGCTCGCTGCTCATCGGAGGAATCGACCTTGCTAAGCGTCGGGGCCCTGTCTATAAAGTTAATGTGGAAGATCCAACAATTCCCGCTGCAAATTCGCAGCCAAATTTTGTCAGCCTCTCCAGTCTCAAACTACAGCTTGCCAACGGTACTACGTTAACCTCTACCTACGAGAATGGCACATACGCTCTCTGGGATACTGGCAATCCTCACTGGTACGTCCAGCAGGACTTATTTGATGCTCTCACCAACTACTGGGGCATCCCCAACCCGGATCTCACCAATGATCCCGTTGTGGATTGCAAATTCCGCAAGCCGTCTAAAGACTCCATCGTCGTGAATATCGCACCGGGAGTCAGCCTTGACGTGCCGCTGAGCTCTCTCCCCGTCGATATGGGAGACGGTACTTGCACAGTACCAGTGTACCCCTACGGCGATGCTATGGGCGATGCTTTCCTTCGTAACGTCTATTTCACATTTGACTACGAAGATTTGACAATCGAGTTTTCACTTGTCAACTACACCGACGAGACCAACATTGTGAAGATCGAGTAA